In Stanieria sp. NIES-3757, the DNA window CCGTTTTATTATACCTTTGAATATCAAGGAATTTTTTTCTTAGTCTGGGATGCTTCGACTAATGTTATTTCTCCACAACAACTAAGTTGGGTAGAACAAAGTTTGGCTAGTAATGAGGCTCAACAAGCCAAGATGAGAATTGCGATCGGACATTTACCCTTGTATCCAGTCGCAGTAGGAAGAGAGAAATCGGGAGAGTATCTAAAAGAAGCGGAAAAGTTGCGTAATTTGTTAGAAAAATATCAAGTTCATACTTATGTAAGCGGACACGATCATGCTTACTATCCAGGCAAAAAAGGTCAACTTCAATTACTCAATGCAGGAGCTTTAGGCAGTGGTCCAAGACAGTTACTTAATAGCAATTTACCACCGCGCAAAACTATTACTATAGTTGACATTAATTTATCGGCTTCCAGCACAGTTTATACAACCTATGACCTTCAAACATTAGAAATTATCGATCCTCTTTCCTTACCACCAATTATTTTTGCTCCCAATGGTAAAGTTTTACGTCGAGACTTAACTCAAGCAGAAAAATCCTAATTATTGTTGATCTAGATCGAGAGCTTTCTTAGTTTTTCTC includes these proteins:
- a CDS encoding metallophosphoesterase; protein product: MINLHRRQFLLTVIGLVIAIAFATVNNLIAVKAVPDGVSDNKAKIVVISDLNSQYGSTTYEPEVHQAISLIQKWQPDLVLCGGDMIAGQKLSLSTTQIKAMWAAFDHQIAKPLRDRSIPFGFTIGNHDGSGAISEGNEIFKRERELASAYWNDPKLNYNLNFIDKAQFPFYYTFEYQGIFFLVWDASTNVISPQQLSWVEQSLASNEAQQAKMRIAIGHLPLYPVAVGREKSGEYLKEAEKLRNLLEKYQVHTYVSGHDHAYYPGKKGQLQLLNAGALGSGPRQLLNSNLPPRKTITIVDINLSASSTVYTTYDLQTLEIIDPLSLPPIIFAPNGKVLRRDLTQAEKS